Proteins co-encoded in one Medicago truncatula cultivar Jemalong A17 chromosome 8, MtrunA17r5.0-ANR, whole genome shotgun sequence genomic window:
- the LOC112417195 gene encoding uncharacterized mitochondrial protein AtMg00810-like, with protein sequence MKDLGPLSYFLGIAVTRHQQGLFLSQKKYAEEILARAGMSSCKLCLTPVDTKPKMSATTSNPCKDPSLYRSLAGALQYLTFTRPDISHAVQQICLFMHNPMEDHMNALRRILRYIQGTSQYGLHLYHSSTTSLISYTDADWGGCSDTRRSTSGYCVFLGDNMISWSSKRQPTLSRSSAEAEYRGVANVVSESCWLRNLLLELQCPIHKATMVYCDNVSAIYLSGYPVQHQRTKHIEMDIHFVREKVSRGQVRVLHVPSRYQIADVFTKGLPLILFQDFRDRLNIRPPPASTAGEY encoded by the coding sequence ATGAAAGATTTGGGACCCTTAAGTTACTTCTTGGGAATTGCAGTCACTCGTCACCAACAAGGGTTGTTTCTCTCACAAAAGAAGTATGCTGAAGAAATTCTTGCACGTGCTGGAATGTCCTCTTGTAAGCTGTGTCTAACCCCAGTTGATACGAAACCGAAAATGAGTGCCACAACTAGTAATCCATGTAAGGATCCATCTCTCTATCGTAGTCTGGCAGGAGCTCTTCAATATCTTACCTTCACTCGTCCTGATATCTCCCATGCAGTACAACAAATATGTCTCTTTATGCATAATCCGATGGAAGACCACATGAATGCTCTTCGACGTATCTTGCGCTACATTCAGGGCACAAGCCAATATGGTTTGCATCTTTATCATTCATCCACTACTTCCTTAATTTCATATACAGATGCTGATTGGGGTGGGTGCTCCGACACCAGACGGTCTACTTCTGGCTACTGTGTCTTTCTTGGAGATAACATGATATCTTGGTCATCTAAACGACAACCCACCTTATCCCGATCTAGTGCCGAAGCCGAATACCGTGGAGTTGCCAATGTGGTCTCTGAATCATGTTGGCTACGCAATCTTCTCCTTGAATTACAGTGTCCTATTCACAAAGCAACCATGGTTTATTGTGATAATGTCAGTGCAATTTATCTCTCTGGTTACCCGGTCCAACATCAAAGAACAAAACATATTGAGATGGATATTCATTTTGTTCGCGAAAAGGTGTCTCGTGGCCAAGTCCGAGTTCTGCACGTACCATCACGATATCAAATTGCAGACGTTTTCACAAAAGGTCTTCCCTTGATATTATTCCAAGATTTCCGTGACAGACTCAACATTCGTCCACCTCCCGCTTCGACTGCGGGGGAGTATTAG